A window of Desulfobulbus oralis genomic DNA:
ATCTGGTTATTGTCGATGAGGCTCACCACATCCGAAACCAGGATACATTCAGCCACAAGGCCGTGAAGTTTTTCTGCGATCACGCGGAAGCCGTAGTTTTCTTGACGGCCACTCCGATTCAGCTCGGTAGCGACGATCTCTTTGTTCTTTTGAATACGCTCCGCCCTGATCTCGTCATTGACCAAGAGAGCTTCTCGCACATGGCTGAGCCGAACCCGTTCATCAATCGGGCGGTGTCGGCGATGCGGTCTCAAGTCCCGGAGTGGCAAAACCTTGCTGTTGGAGCTCTCGATCAAGCGGCATCTACGCCCTGGGGTCAGGCCATACTGAGGCACAATCCGGATTTTACTCGGATGCGCACCGAGCTTTTGGAGAAAGAGGTTACACACGAGGAACGCATACGAATGATCTCCGACACGGAAGGGATGCACACCTTCGCTGGAATCATCAACAGAACCCGCCGCCGCGACATTGGGAATTTTACGGTCAGGAAGCCCGAGACGGTTGCCGTGCCGTTCACTCCGGCTCAGCAGCATTTGCACGACGAACTTTTGAGGATTCAGGCTGAAATATTCAGCCGGATTCACAATGGGGTCAACGTGAAGTTCATGATGACTACCATCAGACGACAGGCGGCCAGTTGCCTCTTTGCTCTTGCTCCTTTTCTAGAGGAGATCCTCAGTCGCCATCTCGATGAGCTGTCCTGGGAAGAAGCGGATGACACCGGCGTCCCCGGGGACGAGGCCATCATTCCCATTCAAAGTCAAATCGAAAGTCTACTGAAAGCAGCTCGTACCCTGGAGGCGAGCGACCCCAAACTCGACGCGTTACGCAACATCATCCGCGGCAAGCAAAGCCTCCCAAACAACAAGGTCATGCTGTTCAGCAGCTTCAGGCATACCCTGGGCTACCTCTTTGACCATCTTGTCAAGGACGGTTTTCGCGTCGGGTTGATCCATGGCGGGACGCCGGACGAGGATCGTGTGTCCCTTCGCGCCCGTTTTAAGAAACCGAAGGAAGACGCGGACTGTCTCGACCTGTTGCTGTTTTCCGAAATCGGCTGCGAGGGTCTCGACTACCAGTTTTGCGACTGCATCGTGAATTACGATCTTCCCTGGAATCCCATGCGGGTGGAACAGCGTATCGGCCGTATCGACAGAAACGGGCAAAAGAGCGAGAGCGTCGCCATCGTCAACTTGATCACACCGGGGACCGTGGATGCGGATATCTACGAGCGGTGTCTGATACGCATCGGTGTCTTCAATAACACCCTTGGAGGGAGCGAGGACATACTCGGTGAAATCACTCGTGAGATCAGAAACATCGCGGAAAACTACGAGTTGAGTGAGGAGGAGCGTAAGGAAAAACTCCAGCAGTTGGCCGACAATAAAATCCGGTTTATCCAGGAGCAGGAGGAACTGGAACAAAAACAAGCGGAACTGTTTGGCATTCGTCTCCCGCAAGAGCAGATGAATCATGAACTTGCCGATGCGGCGAGCTTTTGGTTGTCACCGGCTTCACTCTGCAGGCTGGTGACTCTTTACCTGCAGCGCGTGTGCGGTAAAGACCAGGAGTTTATTCTGGGTGAAAAGCCGCTCAAGACCCTCCGGCTGGCCCAGGAATCCCGTGTTCACCTTTTAAGGGATTTTCAGCAGCTTCCCAGGCAGAACTCTTCCGTTTACCGCGAATGGGAGAATTGGCTCAAGGGTGGGAGCCAGCATTTGACGATCACCTTCGAGTCTGATTGCGCCATGCAACATCCCGAGGCCGCCTTCATCATGCCCCTCCATCCATTGGTCAAACAGGCAGCGCAGTCATTAGATGCCAAGCAACGGGTCATCACCAATCTGACAGTCGTGTCGAACGAGGTACCCATTGGGCGCTACGAATTCGCCATTTACCAGTGGCGCTTCCATGGCATCAGGGAGGACCTGGTGCTTAAGCCTGTCGCCTCGAACGCCATGGTGACCGAGCATCTTGCTCGTTTTTTGGAGAGCGCGGCGGATTCTCCTGACGCTTTGCCAGACAGTCTTGGCGCTTCAGTCTGGGATGACCTGGACGCCCAGCACTACAGCTTGTGGAACGACGCGAGAAACAGACACCGGCAAAAGGCCCAGGAACAGGCTGAATATCGGCGCGAGAGTCTATCCACCAGTCACCGGGCGCGAATCGCTCTTCTGAAAGAACAGCTCGGCCAGGCGAACAACGAGAAGATACAAAAGATGCGTCGATCACAAATCGAAGCCGCAGAGGCGGATTACGCAAGACGAATCCAGGAATTGGACATCGCGCTGGAGAGGGCGGACATCATTGCCGATCCTGTTGCGTATGGTGTGATTCATGTTTTCAGGAGGGCTTAATAATGCCGAACAGCATTGAGGAACTCGCACAGACACGTCAACGGTGGATTGATGCCAGTAAAGAGAATCACTTTGAAGAAGGGATAAAACGACTTCTCACAGAGCTATATCCGGATAACGCTCATTTTATTTATGAGCTTTTACAAAATGCCGAAGATACACATGCCAGTAAGGTACGTTTTACCCTGTCGAATGAAAAAATTGTGTTTGAGCATAATGGAAGACGCTTATTTGACTATAACGATGTAGAGTCGATCACCAATATTGGCGCAAACAATAAACGTGACGATTTGACAAACATTGGTAAATTCGGTGTTGGATTTAAGGCTGTCTTTGCCTATACAAACACACCGGAAATTCACTCGGGAGATTTTCATTTTCGCATTCGAGACCTCGTGGTTCCAGTAGTAAGTGGTGTGAGAAAAATACGATTAGACGAAAGGATAACACGTTTCATATTTCCATTTGACCATTCAGCAAAGCAACCTCGCCAGGCCGTAGAAGAGATTAAGCGCGGATTTGAGGCGTTAAATGACAACACACTGTTGTTCCTTAAGCACATTCACCTCATTGAGTACTTCCTTCCGGATGGTACTTTGGGGTATTTAAAAAGAATTTCCCATAGGAATGGGCGTATAGATATTACTCATGCCTCTCATCATAAGGGAAGAAAAACAGTTTCTCACTGGTTGCGATATCATAAAGACGTAGTAGTTGTTGATGATTTTGGAGATCCCCAGAAGTGTCGAATTGCCATCGCCTACAGTCTCCAGAAAGGAGACTGGAAGAAAAATAACGCTGAGTGGGAGATTGTTCCTCTGGATCGCGGTCAGGTATCGATCTATTTCCCGGCCGAAAAAGAAACTTCTGGCCTGAAGTTCCATATTCATGCACCATTCGCGTCGACTGTGGCTCGCGACAGCGTCCGGAATTGTGAAGCAAACTGTCAACTACGCAATTGCATTGCCGAACTTGTCGTAGATTCGCTTACCGATATCCGCGACAGCGGGATGCTGACCATGGACTTTCTGGCTGTATTGCCTAATCGGATTGATAATCTCTTACCGTTTTATGAGCCAATCCGAGAGGCGATCGTATGTGCATTCAAAGAGCGTGAGCTTACACCAACGCGAAGTGGAAAGCATGCTCCAGCGGATAGGCTTTACAGAGGTCCAGCAAAAATCGCCGAAGCCCTGAACGATGAGGATTTGTCGCTGTTAACGAATTTTGAGCCACCGCTGTGGGCGGCTAATCCGCCTCAGCAGAACCAACGAGAGGATCGATTTCTCGATAGCCTTGAAATCGACACATTTGGGTGGAACGAACTTATAGAGAAAATTTCCCCGCCTCATTCTATTCTTTATAATGACCAACAGAAACAGGAGAATAGAGCGCATCAGTAACTTATTGAAGAGTTGATCGAAGAAAAGAAAGATGCCTGGCTTATGCGTTTTTATGCTCTGATGGGTGAGGCGTGTGAAGTGGTCAACAAGTTTTACCCAGATAATCATGCAAAATACTTAACGCACCTTCGTATCGTCAGAGTCGAGAGTGAGCAATCGAATGAACATGTATTGCCGAAGAAGGCATTTTTCTCTCCTGAACAGGGAATTATCCCACCCCAGAATGTCTATTTTGTGAAGCCAACCGTCTATAGTGCCGGACGATCTGAATCACAAAAAGAATATGCCACTAAATTTCTTGAATATATTGGAGTGCGTCTATTCAACACAAGATCAATAATTGAGTTAAGATTGGTAGATTACGACAACATGAACGATTGTAATATCAAATCTCACTGTAGAGATATAGTAGAATTTATAAAATATTGGAAAGAAACTGCAGATGTTAAACTTTTCATGGATCACTGTTTTCTACTTGGAGAATCGATAAGTGGTGATCAGTCTTTGTATATGCCAAAAGGACTTTGCATGGATTTGCCATTTGAGAGTACAGGTCTTAAAGAGTTAATGAGTGTTCACCAAAAATATGCCATGTGGTCTGGTTACAAAGAAAAATTAAATAAATCAAAATTTACAGAATTTACCGAGTTTTTACGAAATATTGGGGTCATGTACAGATTAGAAGTTTCTCCATCATGCATATTATATAATAAATTATTTAATGATCTTGAGATACGTGACAGCAGAAGAACAAAGAATTGTATTTATGATGATTATTCAATTGAAAATCTGGAAAGTTATTTACAAATTCAATCAATATCAGTAAGTAAATTAATCTGGGAAGCATTGATTCGAGCAGGTAAACAAATGTCAAAAGCTCAGTACAGACCCAATATGAAATATCAAATAAGAGAGTTTGATTCGCAGTTAGTTTGTCTTCTGAAGGATTACGCCTGGATTCCTGATAAGTCCGGCGCATTTCATAAGGCGTATGATATGACAAAAGATGATTTGCATGCGGATTTTCCGTATGACGATCACAATGGATTATTAACCGCAATCGGTTTTGGAGAGCGAGCAAAAAAACTTAGTGAGGAATATGTATCAAAAAACCATGAAGCAAAAAAATGGGCTTTGAATCTGCTGATGAGGCACAAGAAATGGCCAAATTAGCGCAAGTTATACGAGAACGGGGGCTACCGCTAGATAGAGTGCTGGAACAGTTTCGACCGACTTCAGAGCAAAAACAACCATCATTTCCCTTGAGACCTGTCCCCAACCCGGAACGACGTAAAGAGCGTCTTGACGAGCAACTAACCGACGCGCCAGACAAGGAATACGAGAAACGCCAAAGAAGTGTTCGAACCACCAACGGTGCCATTGACCCGATTACATGGCTCCGAAACCAGTACACGAACGAGGCGGGCCAAATGGTCTGCCAGATATGCAAAGAGGAGATGCCTTTCCGGAAACGCGATGGAAACTACTACTTCGAGAAAAAGGAAGTCCTCTCCAAAAGGTATCTGCCGAAAGAGCATGAAGCTCAGTACCTCGCCCTGTGCCCCGTATGCGCCGCCAAGTATGATGAATTCGTAAAAACTGATGATGAGGCAATGGCTAAGCTGAGGGAAAAGATTACCAGTTCGGAGGATTGCGGGGTTCCGATATTGCTAGGGAACGAGCAAACCAGCATCCGTTTCGTAGAGACACATTATCACGATCTCAAAGCCATCATAGCGGCGTGTAAGCGGCACAGATAATCCAATTCTTATTTTGAAGGATGAATTCACAACTTGAAGTGCAGCAGTGAAGGCAAAGTTAAAAACTTCAGCGGGTTCTGGTAGTTAAACATTTGTGAGGCCGGTTATTCTCCCGTTCTGCTGCTTTTCTGAGCAGTTCTTGCGTGATTTTGTGCCAAGCTGATGCCCCTTGGGAAGTACTGTTGCAAAAGGCCATTACCGTTCTCGTTGGTGCCGCGCTGCATCCAGCGGTAGATGATATTCCACCGATGCGCAGCATGGTTTGATCCTCTGGATAGTCCACTCGCACATATCCCAGATATCCCGCAATCTATTCGGGCGACCAGTCGCGGCAGCGCTTCCCATCAATCCAGGCGGCCAGACCGGAGCGGCTCACGCAGCGGCCATGGTGCGGCGTCTTTTGTCTTTTTCGAGCCCGGCAGGCAGCAGTCCGGGCACAGTAACCGGATCTGGAGCTGCTGCGACGCAGCTTGCTGGAAATGGTGCTGTGATGGCGGGGCAGGGCAGGCAGCAATTTCCCGGCAACTCACGCCTATGGATACAAATACTTCGATGCCGATGGGCTCTGCCAGGGCCAGATGGCTGCGTGACATGGCGGGCTCCTGCTGGCTGCTTGGTGTTTGACGCTGCCAGGCCTCCCAGAATCCCGCCCTGTCCTTCTAGAGCATTTTAACAATGACTTTTACCATATTATTTCAACGGCACAGAGCTTATGAAAATAGCCGGTAAAGATTTTCGCCAGCGTGCGGTGGCAGTGTATCAGTCAGGGGAGTTCACGCGGGAAGAAGTGGCCAAAATGTTTGGCTACACCACGACCACCATTGGTAACTGGATGCGGACCTTCAAAAAGGAAGGCCGGATCACGTCGTTGCCGCGAGGCCACAGAGCGCCGGCGTTCACAGCCGGGGAGCAACAGCAGTTACGGGAGCTTGTGCGGAAACAGCCCGATATGACCCTTGAAGAAATCAGGACGCATTTTGGCAAAAACTGTTCTCTGCCCACGGTGTCCAATACGCTGGCCAGACTGGGGCTCACGTTTAAAAAAAGACGTTAAAGGCCAGTGAACAGGTGGAACGGGCAGACATTGTCCAGGCCCGTGAAGAGTGGCGCAGGGTGCAGGATGAAACGCCGTGCGAGCATCTGGTGTTTCTGGACGAAAGCGGCGCAAAAACGAATATGACGCGCCTGTACGGTCGTGCGCCTCTGGGCGAGCGGTGCTTCGACCATGCGCCGGATGGTCGCTGGAAAACGGTGACCATGCTGTCCTCCATTCGCCTTGATGGCACCACGGAATGTCTGGTGTTTGCTGGCGCGTTGGACAGGCGCACCTTTGAAGCATACGTAAAGGAGAGTCTTGCGCCTGCGCTGAAAGAGGGTGATGTGGTTGTGATGGACAATTTGCGTGCGCATAAATCTCCGACAGCGCAGCAGGCGATTGCAGCGCGCGGAGCACGAGTGCTTTTCCTGCCTGCGTACAGCCCGGATTTGAACCCGATAGAAAAGATGTGGAGCAAGGTGAAACAGCTTTTGCGAGGCTTCAAAGCATGGAACACAGACGAGCTTTTTACCGCCATTGGCCAGGCCCTGGACAAGGTCACCGCAAGCGATGCCAAAGGCTGGTTCGCTTCATGTGGGTATAGTAATTTTCAAAGTTAAAACGCTCTAACTCTTCATGCCCCTACCAAGTGGTGCGTTTGGAATGAGAATCTACCGGCCGCGTAAATGTTTACACTACCAGACTCCCGCTGAGCTTTTTAACCAGGCCCTCACCGGTGCATTTGCAATTTGAATTCACCGGCGCATGGGCAATGAGAAGCTACCGCCATTCGTGCGCAGCATTCATTTGCTGCCGATCAGGCTGGTAACAAGTGCAGGAATGCCGGCAAGATCCTGCTCCTCTGGCTTCCATATAGGATGAATATTTTCGTCGATGACCTCAAAGCCCGCATCCTTCAGCTTCCCCTGCAGAATTTTTACAGATTCTCCGCTCCATCCGTAGCAGCCAAAGGCTGCGGCCCTCTTATTCTTGAATTTCAACTGCTTGAGAAATTCCAGCCATCCTGCCACACTGGAAAGGATACTATTGCTCACTGTCGGAGAACCCACGGCTATCGCGCGGGATTTGAAGACCTCGGTCATGATTTCATTTTTATCGGCCTTGGCGATATTGAAGACCTTGACGACTGTCCCAGGGCTTTGCCTGTTGATTTCTTCCGCTATCTTATGCGCAATCTTTGTTGTGCCCTCCCACATGGTATCATAGGCAATCGTGACCTGATCTTCTTGATAAGCCTCTGCCCATTTCCCGTATTTTTCCACAATTTGCATCGGATTCTCGCGCCAGATAGCGCCATGGGACGGGGCAATCAGGTCAATTGGCAGATTAAATCCGGATATTTCTGTCAGCTTTTTGGTCAGAATCTGGGCAAATGGATTGAGAATGTTGGCAAAATACTTCATGGCCTCTTTTTCAAGCAGGCACTGGTCTGCCCTGTCATTGAACAGCTCTTCCACCGCGTAATGCTGGCCAAAAGCATCATTGGAAAATAAAATATTGTCTCCGGTCATATAGGTTGCCATGGAATCTGGCCAGTGCAACATTCGCATTTCCACAAAGACAAGCTTCTTGCCATTGCCAATCTCCACACTGTCTCCAGTCTTGACCACATGGAACTGCCATCCGCGCTTGCCATACTGCCCTTCTATGCTTTTGACGGCATTGGCGGTACAGTAGATCGGCTTCTCGGGAATCTCTGCCATCAGTGCGGTAAGGGAACCGGAGTGATCACATTCACCGTGATTGGCCACAACAAAGTCAATGCTTTGCAGGTCAATCTCCTTTTTCAGGTTCTCGACAAAATCGAAGCGGTGCGGCGTCCATACCGTATCTACCAGAACCTTCTTCTCTTCCTCGATCAGATAGGCATTCTGACTGGAACCATTCATGATGGAATAGTCATCGCCGTGGAAGCTTTCCAGCTCCCAGTCTATATATCCGACCCAGCTGACATTGCCCTTGACATGTTTTTTCATAATCTGTCCTTTCCTTTTTATTCCAGAGTCAGCAACAGGGCCATCTTAAAGCGCTTCTGCGCCTTCACAAAGTGGGCGCCACCCTTGGCAAAATGGAAATTCTCTCCGGCACGGATCGTATGCTCCGTGCCCTCATAACCAATAGTACCTTCTCCCTCCAATGCAAAGATCAATGCCTCACCGGGAGCGGCATGCTCTGCAAGCCCGGTTCCGGCATCGAAACTCATGATGACAAATTTCATCTTGCTGTTGCTGAGCACGTCCATGTTCACGATCTTGCCCTGCTGATAAGGAACAAGTTCCCGAAGCTGAAAGATTTCTCCTGCCTTCACTGCTTTGTTCATGGTTTCAGGTCTCCTGATGCTGATTTCTGCATAAACTGTGTCTTCTGCCGAACGCATGCCAACTGGCATTCCGGTTGGGGTAATGAGAGAGTCCATATGACCAAGCTGCCAGATCTTGCCATCAGCCGCATATACCTCCACGTTGCCGCTGGATATGAAAATCAGTTTATGATAGGGAAAAATCTCCGCGCTGATATCAGTCCCTGCAGCAAGGGAGAAATAGGAAATATAGCCATCGTCGGTCTGTGCAATCTCTTTCGAGACCGTGCATCCAGGAACAGGCGCATTCTCTTCTGCAATAGAAAACACAACTCCGGCTTTTTCCCGCATGCTACACCTCTTCGTTGTTTCGCTTGCTTATTTGACCGGCCCTATAGGCCGGAGTATGTGGACAATGCCTGCTCTGCACAAGGGATCGCTGCTGTTTCACAGATTTAGACTGTCAGGCTTTTTCCTTGATGATGTAGATCTGCCGCTTCTTGGTTTCAAGGTATATTTTGGATATGTATAAACCAATAATGCCAACGCAAAGTAAAACCGTACCGTTGAGGAAGACCATGATGCTGACCATGGAGGGCCAGCCGGCAACGGCATCGCCAAAAATAAGAGCACGAAAAATAATAAAGAGCAGGACAAAAAAACTCAGGAAGCACATGAGAATGCCCAGGCACGAAGTAATGTAGAGCGGCAGGGTCGAATAGGCGAGAATGCCCTCTACCGAATACTTGAACAGCTTGAAAAAGGACCACTTGGAAAGGCCCGCGCTTCTGGTGATATTGTCATAGGAAATCCATTTGGTCCTGAAGCCAACCCAACTGAAGATGCCCTTTGAAAATCTGTTGTATTCTCTGTCACCAATGATGGCATTGACGACCTTCCTATTCATGAGACGATAGTCACGCGCACCATCGACAAACTGGGTAGATGAGATACGATTGATGATTCTGTAGAATGCCCTGGAAAAAAAGGACCTGAGCAAGGGTTCTCCCTTGCGTGTACAGCGGCGGGTTGCAACACAATCGTATTCTCCTTCTGGATTTTTGCCGGTAATGATCTCTATCATCTCGGGCAGCAACGAAGGCGGATCCTGCAGGTCAACATCCATGGTGGCTACATAGTCGCCACTTGCCATTTCCAATCCTGCGAGCAGTGCGGCTTCCTTGCCGAAGTTACGGGAAAAGGAAATGTAGTGTACCCGGGCATCGCGCTGGTGCAGATCCTTCAGGATATCCAGCGTGGCATCCTGGGATCCATCATTGATAAAAATAAATTCGATCTCTGCGTTGATCTTATGTTCTATTTTTAATACTTCACTATAAAAGATGCCGACTGTGCATTCTTCATTATAGCATGGTACAATCAATGATATGATCATTGTATTCCGTCGGTGGAGATACTATTTCGCTTGCAGTAATTTCGTTTCATTGTAAAAAGGTAAAATTCTTGATATGAGTTTTGCGAGGCTGCCTCTATCTTCCTGTTCCTGCAAATAGGCATTCAGCAGCATGTGCAGATCCTTGTCTTCCGGACGAAGCGCCCAAACGATGGTGTCCCGGGTCAAAAATTCGCCGCCTGGCATCAGGCCCTCTTCTATATGCAGCGCGGCGTGGTAAAAGGCCGATGGCATATCCAACAGCAGTACATCGATACGTTTCTGGACCAGTGCCCCTATCCCTGCCTGGGTGCTGGCAAAAATCTGGTGTGTGCCCATGGGCCGGATGGATTTGGCGTATCTGGGGCCGCTGCCGCCCAGAACGGTGCCGATGTGTACCCCTTCGGCCCTGAGCCCTTCCTGACCGGACAGTTGCCGTTCCTGTCCCAGCCGGGCAAGCGCAATCAGGCCGGCCTGCAGATAGCCCCGGGTGGCGGCCAACTGCTGCTCCCTGACCTCGGCCGCTGTCAGCGCCGCCATTGCCACATCCACCTGATTGTCTCTGAGCGCTGCCAGGAGTTTGTTGCGCGGCAGGGTGACATAGCGCACATTCCGCCTGGCATAGCTCCTGATGCCGGCTGCCAGATGGGGATCCAGTCCGTGCATCCTGCCGTCTTCCCGCCAAGAAAGCGGTGGCGCATCGGTGGCCAGACCGATGCGGATGGGATCAGGCAGGGCCTCCTCATCAAGCTGCCCAAAAAAAGGCAGGTGGAAACGGGGCAGGCGCGTGCATCCGCTTGCAAGCGCCAGGACAAGGAGGGATAGCAGTATGAGCAGCAATCGTCTGGTCATGGCATGGTCTGACTAAAAATTCCGGGCAGCCGGCTGTTTGTCGGATGCGGCCGTTTTGGGCAAAGTGGTCAGCGTTGCCGCAAGCTTGCGGCTGAATGCGTCCAGAGCCTGCGAGGCCGCAGCCACATAGGCCCTGGCGCCCTGACCGTCCAGCCGTAC
This region includes:
- a CDS encoding glycosyltransferase family 2 protein, which encodes MIISLIVPCYNEECTVGIFYSEVLKIEHKINAEIEFIFINDGSQDATLDILKDLHQRDARVHYISFSRNFGKEAALLAGLEMASGDYVATMDVDLQDPPSLLPEMIEIITGKNPEGEYDCVATRRCTRKGEPLLRSFFSRAFYRIINRISSTQFVDGARDYRLMNRKVVNAIIGDREYNRFSKGIFSWVGFRTKWISYDNITRSAGLSKWSFFKLFKYSVEGILAYSTLPLYITSCLGILMCFLSFFVLLFIIFRALIFGDAVAGWPSMVSIMVFLNGTVLLCVGIIGLYISKIYLETKKRQIYIIKEKA
- a CDS encoding helix-turn-helix domain-containing protein, with protein sequence MKIAGKDFRQRAVAVYQSGEFTREEVAKMFGYTTTTIGNWMRTFKKEGRITSLPRGHRAPAFTAGEQQQLRELVRKQPDMTLEEIRTHFGKNCSLPTVSNTLARLGLTFKKRR
- a CDS encoding IS630 family transposase, whose amino-acid sequence is MERADIVQAREEWRRVQDETPCEHLVFLDESGAKTNMTRLYGRAPLGERCFDHAPDGRWKTVTMLSSIRLDGTTECLVFAGALDRRTFEAYVKESLAPALKEGDVVVMDNLRAHKSPTAQQAIAARGARVLFLPAYSPDLNPIEKMWSKVKQLLRGFKAWNTDELFTAIGQALDKVTASDAKGWFASCGYSNFQS
- a CDS encoding flavodoxin domain-containing protein, whose protein sequence is MKKHVKGNVSWVGYIDWELESFHGDDYSIMNGSSQNAYLIEEEKKVLVDTVWTPHRFDFVENLKKEIDLQSIDFVVANHGECDHSGSLTALMAEIPEKPIYCTANAVKSIEGQYGKRGWQFHVVKTGDSVEIGNGKKLVFVEMRMLHWPDSMATYMTGDNILFSNDAFGQHYAVEELFNDRADQCLLEKEAMKYFANILNPFAQILTKKLTEISGFNLPIDLIAPSHGAIWRENPMQIVEKYGKWAEAYQEDQVTIAYDTMWEGTTKIAHKIAEEINRQSPGTVVKVFNIAKADKNEIMTEVFKSRAIAVGSPTVSNSILSSVAGWLEFLKQLKFKNKRAAAFGCYGWSGESVKILQGKLKDAGFEVIDENIHPIWKPEEQDLAGIPALVTSLIGSK
- a CDS encoding DEAD/DEAH box helicase, which produces MHEKTLVHGAVAKHLGDVAGQLAVFLERVLPPLFDDWWNKAVVNTLSFQQKRRLEQRNITSLGDLDLAGLLRVLDQNWYQISNSLDLTSEARHFVKEMQTVRNRWAHPDAKGLPIDDIYRDMDTLQRFAVVIGADEKLIQDLRATKASLLAEESQPQPDPGAETPSAPPERKNDAAEFEPGQIVFIKSNPSSCGAVVAVLPGRPENRFKVFIDGTTQTFYASQLQAKDQREEKENTLSCDQFHAYLTALQIRYPGLSTLYSLNAARIDFIPYQFRPVLRFIRSDRPRLLIADGVGVGKTIEAGLILRELQARREIRSVLIVCPRPLVTEKKWQKEMKRFEERFTHLDGPTLRYCINEMDLDGVWPDQHQKSIVPYSLFDESLLYGSAPKGKGKRKKGLLDLDPPPRFDLVIVDEAHHIRNQDTFSHKAVKFFCDHAEAVVFLTATPIQLGSDDLFVLLNTLRPDLVIDQESFSHMAEPNPFINRAVSAMRSQVPEWQNLAVGALDQAASTPWGQAILRHNPDFTRMRTELLEKEVTHEERIRMISDTEGMHTFAGIINRTRRRDIGNFTVRKPETVAVPFTPAQQHLHDELLRIQAEIFSRIHNGVNVKFMMTTIRRQAASCLFALAPFLEEILSRHLDELSWEEADDTGVPGDEAIIPIQSQIESLLKAARTLEASDPKLDALRNIIRGKQSLPNNKVMLFSSFRHTLGYLFDHLVKDGFRVGLIHGGTPDEDRVSLRARFKKPKEDADCLDLLLFSEIGCEGLDYQFCDCIVNYDLPWNPMRVEQRIGRIDRNGQKSESVAIVNLITPGTVDADIYERCLIRIGVFNNTLGGSEDILGEITREIRNIAENYELSEEERKEKLQQLADNKIRFIQEQEELEQKQAELFGIRLPQEQMNHELADAASFWLSPASLCRLVTLYLQRVCGKDQEFILGEKPLKTLRLAQESRVHLLRDFQQLPRQNSSVYREWENWLKGGSQHLTITFESDCAMQHPEAAFIMPLHPLVKQAAQSLDAKQRVITNLTVVSNEVPIGRYEFAIYQWRFHGIREDLVLKPVASNAMVTEHLARFLESAADSPDALPDSLGASVWDDLDAQHYSLWNDARNRHRQKAQEQAEYRRESLSTSHRARIALLKEQLGQANNEKIQKMRRSQIEAAEADYARRIQELDIALERADIIADPVAYGVIHVFRRA
- a CDS encoding substrate-binding periplasmic protein — protein: MTRRLLLILLSLLVLALASGCTRLPRFHLPFFGQLDEEALPDPIRIGLATDAPPLSWREDGRMHGLDPHLAAGIRSYARRNVRYVTLPRNKLLAALRDNQVDVAMAALTAAEVREQQLAATRGYLQAGLIALARLGQERQLSGQEGLRAEGVHIGTVLGGSGPRYAKSIRPMGTHQIFASTQAGIGALVQKRIDVLLLDMPSAFYHAALHIEEGLMPGGEFLTRDTIVWALRPEDKDLHMLLNAYLQEQEDRGSLAKLISRILPFYNETKLLQAK
- a CDS encoding sacsin N-terminal ATP-binding-like domain-containing protein codes for the protein MPNSIEELAQTRQRWIDASKENHFEEGIKRLLTELYPDNAHFIYELLQNAEDTHASKVRFTLSNEKIVFEHNGRRLFDYNDVESITNIGANNKRDDLTNIGKFGVGFKAVFAYTNTPEIHSGDFHFRIRDLVVPVVSGVRKIRLDERITRFIFPFDHSAKQPRQAVEEIKRGFEALNDNTLLFLKHIHLIEYFLPDGTLGYLKRISHRNGRIDITHASHHKGRKTVSHWLRYHKDVVVVDDFGDPQKCRIAIAYSLQKGDWKKNNAEWEIVPLDRGQVSIYFPAEKETSGLKFHIHAPFASTVARDSVRNCEANCQLRNCIAELVVDSLTDIRDSGMLTMDFLAVLPNRIDNLLPFYEPIREAIVCAFKERELTPTRSGKHAPADRLYRGPAKIAEALNDEDLSLLTNFEPPLWAANPPQQNQREDRFLDSLEIDTFGWNELIEKISPPHSILYNDQQKQENRAHQ
- a CDS encoding cupin domain-containing protein produces the protein MREKAGVVFSIAEENAPVPGCTVSKEIAQTDDGYISYFSLAAGTDISAEIFPYHKLIFISSGNVEVYAADGKIWQLGHMDSLITPTGMPVGMRSAEDTVYAEISIRRPETMNKAVKAGEIFQLRELVPYQQGKIVNMDVLSNSKMKFVIMSFDAGTGLAEHAAPGEALIFALEGEGTIGYEGTEHTIRAGENFHFAKGGAHFVKAQKRFKMALLLTLE